In Caldicoprobacter guelmensis, the sequence TGCGTGTGCCATATCTGATGAGGCTCGAGCCAAGCACCATGAGTTTGTGCGCCAGGGTGATAGGGGAATTTACAAGGGTTTGACGTTTTGGTCGCCTAATATAAACATATTTCGCGATCCAAGGTGGGGAAGGGGTCAGGAAACTTATGGTGAAGACCCTTATCTGACTGGCCGGATGGGGGTGGCATTTGTAAAAGGATTACAGGGAGACCATCCTAAATATTTAAAGGCGATAGCTACACCCAAGCATTATGCGGTACATAGCGGTCCTGAGCCTCTGCGCCATTCGTTTGATGCCAGAGTCAGTCATAAAGATTTGAGGGAGACATATTTGCCGGCGTTTAAGGAATGCGTAAAGGAAGGCAAAGCAGAATCGATAATGGGGGCATATAACCGTACCAATGGAGAGCCATGTTGTGCCAGTCAGACGTTGTTGCAGAAGATTTTAAGGGAAGAGTGGGGGTTCGACGGCTATGTTGTGTCAGATTGCGGAGCTATTCATGATATTCACGCTCATCATAAGGTAACCAATACTCCAGAGGAATCGGCAGCGCTGGCTGTTAATGCTGGTTGTGATCTCTGTTGTGGCAAGGAATTTGAAAGCCTGGTTAATGCAGTTAAACAAGGACTTATATCCGAAGAGATAATCGATAAGGCTGTCAAGCGACTCTTTAAAGCTAGATTTAAGTTGGGAATGTTTGATCCACCAGAGAGGGTTCCATATGCTAAAATACCTTACGAAGTAAATGATTGTGAGGAACACCGCAGATTAGCGCTCGAGATGGCAAGGGAGTCGATGGTATTGCTTAAGAATGAAGGTGGACTACTGCCGCTTAGGAAAGATTTAAAAGCGATAGCGGTAATTGGTCCCAATGCTGACAACAAGAAGGTATTGTTAGGCAACTACAATGGTATGCCTTCTAAATATGTTACAGCGCTGGAAGGTATAAGAGCCAAAGTTTCGCCGCAGACCAAAGTGTATTACGCTGAAGGATGTGACCTCACTGCTGCAGAGTCGGATTACTGGGGAGAAGAAGCTACACGGGGGTTTGCGGAGGCATTGGCTGCTGCCCAAAGGGCGGATGTGGTCATCATGTGTTTGGGGCTGTCACCTGAATTAGAAGGTGAAGAGGGAGATGCGGCAAGGTCCACTGCGGGAGGGGATAAAACCAGCTTGGACCTTCCTGGTATACAGGAAGAACTGTTGAAGGCTGTATGTGCTACCGGTAAGCCAGTTGTGCTAGTGCTTTTCAGCGGCAGCCCAGTGTCTATAAACTGGGCGCAGGATAATGTGCCGGCTATATTGCAGGCGTGGTATCCGGGAGAAGAGGGCGGAACGGCAATTGCGGATGTGCTCTTTGGCGATTATAATCCTGGAGGAAGGCTGCCTGTTACCTTTGTCAAATCTGTGGAACAATTGCCGCCATTTACTGATTACAGCATGAAGGGCAGAACCTATAGATATATGGAAGATGAGCCACTATATCCTTTTGGGTATGGCTTGAGCTACACAACTTTTGAATACAGCAACTTGAAGTTGAGTGCAGAAGTCGTAGAGGCTGGTCAGTCCATCACCATTTCGGTGGATGTAAAGAATACCGGCAACATGGCTGGAGATGAAGTGGTGCAGCTGTATTTAAAAGACTTGGAGGCATCGGTGGATGTGCCCATTCATGAGCTTAAAGGTTTTTCGCGGATTAAGCTTCAGCCGGGTGAAAGCACAACAGTTACATTTACATTGACTCCCAGGCAGATGGCGCTTATAGACGACGACGGCAGATGTATTCTAGAGCCGGGCAGGTTTAGGGTGATGGTGGGAGGTAGACAACCCGACAAAAGAAGCGAGGCACTCGCAAAGACCCCGATTCTTGTAGGCGAATTTGAGGTTAGGGGAGAAGCAATGGAGCTGGAGTATTAAACCGTTCAAATGATTGGATTTTAAATGTTTTAAACTGGTTTATGCTTATGCTCTATGGAGTGAACCTTGTGGTATCGTTTTACGGTGGGAGCTCGTGTAAAATGTACACAAGCTCCTGTTTTTGTTTTGTGTTTTAGAAAAAAGGGATTTTTGGATCCCCCATAAAAAAATATAAATTTTGTGTTAAAAAGTATGGTACAAAAGTTAAAGATATTGTACAATAATATGTAATATTCATCAGGTTAATTTTTATCCAATACGAGTGTACTCAAAAAATATATGTGTTGTAAAATGTAAGGGGAGGGAGAAGGGATGGCTAAGACTTTTGACGAGATTAACGAAAAAATCAAAGACGGTAAGGTGGTTGTGCTGACTGCTGAAGAGTTCAAAGACCTGGTCGAAGAAAAGGGAGTTGCTCAGGCGGCAAAAGAAGTGGATGTGGTTACTACAGGGACGTTCAGCCCTATGTGTTCCAGCGGAGCTTTCATCAACTTTGGCCATTCAGACCCCCCTATTCGCATGAATAGGATATGGCTCAACGATGTGCCAGCCTATGGGGGATTGGCTGCGGTAGACACATATATAGGCGCTACCGAGCTGTCTGAGACGCAAGGTTTTGAATATGGTGGAGCGCACGTGATACAGGATTTAATAGATGGAAAGAAGATCAAACTACGTGCAGAGTCATATGGAACGGACTGTTATCCAAGGAAAGAAATAACCACGTACATTACCTTGGATGACTTGAACCAGGCATATTTATTCAATCCCAGGAATGCGTATCAAAATTACAATGCTGCTACCAACTCATCGGATAGAATACTTTACACCTATATGGGTACCCTTTTGCCTCAATACGGGAATGTGACTTATTGTACATCGGGGGAGCTGAGCCCATTGCTTAATGACCCTGAACTCAGGACCATAGGTATTGGTACCAGGATATTCATAGGCGGCGCTCAGGGTTATGTCGCGTGGGAAGGTACGCAGTTTGTGAGAAATAAAGAAGTAATTAGGGATGGAGTTATTCAGTATTCAGGAGCCACCCTCGCGGTTATAGGGGATATGAAGCAGATGAGCAGTCGGTTTATAAGGGCAGCCAGCTATGAAAAATACGGTACTACCCTGTTTGTAGGGGTCGGCATTCCCATTCCGGTTTTAGATGAGGATATGGCAAAATTTTTAGCGGTACGCAATCGTGACATTTATACGCAGGTTGTAGACTACAGCGTACCCAGCCGTTCTAGACCCGTGTTGCGCAAAGTTAGCTATGAAGAGCTACGAAGTGGTATGATTGAGCTCAATGGCAAGAAAGTACCCACAGCGCCGCTGTCCAGCCTGAGAAAGGCGAGAGAGATTGCGCAGGTACTCAAGGAAATGATATTAAAAGGCGAGTTTTTACTGCAGGAACCTATACAGAAATTGCCTGAAGATCGGCGCTTTAATCCTTTGAAAGAAAGGGAGGTGAAGTAAGTGCAGTTGCAGAAGATAAAGCTGTTTATGTATTTTCCTCCTGAGAAGACCGACAAGCCCATAACCTATCGCCTGGTCAAGGATTATGACCTCATGTTCAATATCCTGCAGGCTCAGATACAGCCCAACAAAAAAGGAAGGCTGATGGCTGAGCTTGAAGGCACTGCGGAAAACATAGAAAAGGGATTGCAGTATTTAAAGGACCAGGGGGTACAGTATAGAATATTTAATAAGAATATAATTTGGCATGAGGAAAAGTGTGTCCACTGTGGTGCCTGCACCGCTGTCTGCCCGTCTAGGGCTTTGAGCATGGATAGAAATGAGTGGAAGCTGACCTTTGACCACAGCAAATGTCTCATCTGCGAGTTGTGCGTCAAAGCTTGTCCTCTAAATGCCATGGATGTAAATATTTTTCTGTAAAATTTTGTTTTGTATGGTTTTTAAATAGAAGTGGTTGTTATGGCGGAAAAAAGGTTTTATAGAGAGTTATACAGAGCAAGAGATCTGGTGTATTTCAATGTAAAGATAGAACAGACCGATCTCGATATTGGTGCACATTCAATGCTACGTCAGGAGGCCCTACAGCTGGTCAAAAAATATAGGAAGGATATTGAAGATTACATCAGAAAGGATAGCAAATTTTTAATTTCGCTGGTGCCGATTAAATGTTTGCCGGATGCACCGGCGATAGTGCGGCGGATGTGTGATGCTGCGCAAAAGGCCGGCGTAGGGCCCATGGCAGCGGTTGCAGGTGCCATAAGTGAATTTGTTGGGATGGAGCTGTTGCAATACTCGCCTGAGGTAATTGTGGAAAACGGAGGGGATATCTTTCTCAA encodes:
- a CDS encoding UPF0280 family protein, which encodes MAEKRFYRELYRARDLVYFNVKIEQTDLDIGAHSMLRQEALQLVKKYRKDIEDYIRKDSKFLISLVPIKCLPDAPAIVRRMCDAAQKAGVGPMAAVAGAISEFVGMELLQYSPEVIVENGGDIFLKSCRERVIAIFAGASPLSQKIGLKISAKDTPIGVCTSSGKIGHSLSFGKADAVVILSHDTALADAAATAVGNIVKAPHDIEKGIHLARRIEGVLGTVIIVDDKMGAWGNVHLVKL
- a CDS encoding homocysteine biosynthesis protein, with protein sequence MAKTFDEINEKIKDGKVVVLTAEEFKDLVEEKGVAQAAKEVDVVTTGTFSPMCSSGAFINFGHSDPPIRMNRIWLNDVPAYGGLAAVDTYIGATELSETQGFEYGGAHVIQDLIDGKKIKLRAESYGTDCYPRKEITTYITLDDLNQAYLFNPRNAYQNYNAATNSSDRILYTYMGTLLPQYGNVTYCTSGELSPLLNDPELRTIGIGTRIFIGGAQGYVAWEGTQFVRNKEVIRDGVIQYSGATLAVIGDMKQMSSRFIRAASYEKYGTTLFVGVGIPIPVLDEDMAKFLAVRNRDIYTQVVDYSVPSRSRPVLRKVSYEELRSGMIELNGKKVPTAPLSSLRKAREIAQVLKEMILKGEFLLQEPIQKLPEDRRFNPLKEREVK
- a CDS encoding glycoside hydrolase family 3 C-terminal domain-containing protein, coding for MSENIKQNEDSGIPIYLDPDQPLEKRVDDLISRLTLEEKVSQMIYASSAIPRLGIPEYNWWNECLHGVARAGIATVFPQAIGMAASFNDKLLYRVACAISDEARAKHHEFVRQGDRGIYKGLTFWSPNINIFRDPRWGRGQETYGEDPYLTGRMGVAFVKGLQGDHPKYLKAIATPKHYAVHSGPEPLRHSFDARVSHKDLRETYLPAFKECVKEGKAESIMGAYNRTNGEPCCASQTLLQKILREEWGFDGYVVSDCGAIHDIHAHHKVTNTPEESAALAVNAGCDLCCGKEFESLVNAVKQGLISEEIIDKAVKRLFKARFKLGMFDPPERVPYAKIPYEVNDCEEHRRLALEMARESMVLLKNEGGLLPLRKDLKAIAVIGPNADNKKVLLGNYNGMPSKYVTALEGIRAKVSPQTKVYYAEGCDLTAAESDYWGEEATRGFAEALAAAQRADVVIMCLGLSPELEGEEGDAARSTAGGDKTSLDLPGIQEELLKAVCATGKPVVLVLFSGSPVSINWAQDNVPAILQAWYPGEEGGTAIADVLFGDYNPGGRLPVTFVKSVEQLPPFTDYSMKGRTYRYMEDEPLYPFGYGLSYTTFEYSNLKLSAEVVEAGQSITISVDVKNTGNMAGDEVVQLYLKDLEASVDVPIHELKGFSRIKLQPGESTTVTFTLTPRQMALIDDDGRCILEPGRFRVMVGGRQPDKRSEALAKTPILVGEFEVRGEAMELEY
- a CDS encoding NIL domain-containing protein translates to MQLQKIKLFMYFPPEKTDKPITYRLVKDYDLMFNILQAQIQPNKKGRLMAELEGTAENIEKGLQYLKDQGVQYRIFNKNIIWHEEKCVHCGACTAVCPSRALSMDRNEWKLTFDHSKCLICELCVKACPLNAMDVNIFL